Proteins from a single region of Caldivirga sp.:
- a CDS encoding NADH-quinone oxidoreductase subunit K, whose protein sequence is MIGESLSLIVTAILILSIGLTVVINSRDLIRLLIGLELMFNSIFLTAVALYVYQPYLAFIVVTVSVITSAAEFIALITAILTIDRMRKNIETRSILAGGDKS, encoded by the coding sequence ATGATTGGTGAATCCCTATCACTAATAGTAACGGCAATCTTAATCCTATCAATAGGCTTAACGGTAGTTATTAACTCCAGGGATTTAATCAGGCTACTAATAGGGCTTGAGTTAATGTTTAATTCAATCTTCTTAACTGCAGTGGCCTTATATGTCTACCAGCCTTACTTGGCGTTCATAGTTGTTACGGTGAGTGTAATTACCTCAGCTGCTGAATTCATAGCATTAATAACAGCTATCTTAACGATAGATAGGATGAGGAAGAATATAGAGACAAGGAGTATTTTAGCTGGGGGTGATAAGTCATGA